The nucleotide sequence GGCTGCCGCCGGGTCGCGCCGTAGGCGTGCCCGATGCCAGGCTCCGCAGCCGTCTCGAAGCATGGCCGAAGGCCGCCGTCAGCGTCGCCTCATCCTTCGAGACGCGGTCTTGCGACCGCTCCTCGGGATGAGGCGAGCCGACGTCGGCCAAAGGTCAAACGTAAAGGCCGTTGGTATACCCCTACGCCGATGAAATCCCCGAGTTTGGCTTGCCGATGAGGTGGAAGCGGTCGGTGATCCGGCTGGCGAGGTCAGCGGCGTAGGTCGGCAGTTTCTGGAAGAAGTCCTCGAAGGCCTGTTTGAACAGGGCGAATTTGCCATAGGCCTTGTTGAACAGCACCTTGCGCTTCATGAAGTGCCAGAACCGCTCGATCAGGTTGAGGTTGGGCGCGTAGGACGGCAGATAAACCAGCTTCAGGCGGCAGCCCGGCCTGGCCAGATAGGCCGTGAGTTCGCGCGAGTGATTGTACCTGGCATTGTCGAGCACGACCGTGATCGTCGCCGTGCCGAGATGATGGGCGCTGAGATCGTCGAACAGGCGGATCATCGCGGCGGAAGTGATGAGGTCTTCCTCGCGGTGGACCAGCTGGCGCGTCGGCCACGACAGCGCCCCGTTGATGTTGAGCCGGGTGCGGCCGTGGTTCGACTTCAGCTCGACGGTCTTTCCCTTGCGCAGCCAGCCATGGGCGGGCCGGCCGGTATAGGAGGGGTGGGTGGCGTCGACAAAATAGAGCGGCGCCTCGGGGCCGGCGGCGTCCATCAGCGGCTTGAGCGTGGTGTCGAGAAAGGCCTGCTGCACCAAAGCGTCGGCCTTGGCCGGCACGCACTTCGGCTTCTTGTAGACAAAGCCGAGCCGCAGCAAGAGCTTGGCCATCGCGTGGGGCGTATAGTCCACCGCGAAGGAAGTGCGGACAAAGGCGCAAGCCTCCTTGGCAGTCTGGGGAACCTCGTCAGCGATCCAGGCCGACAGCTTCGCCTGCTGGGCGGCATC is from Blastochloris viridis and encodes:
- a CDS encoding IS630 family transposase translates to MAGLVLTAEDRSYFLKLMRRQINSAVHRRVNVLLLLDDGWTPAQIAAALYLNESTVLEHRALYAERGRAGVEALAYVGRCSPLDAAQQAKLSAWIADEVPQTAKEACAFVRTSFAVDYTPHAMAKLLLRLGFVYKKPKCVPAKADALVQQAFLDTTLKPLMDAAGPEAPLYFVDATHPSYTGRPAHGWLRKGKTVELKSNHGRTRLNINGALSWPTRQLVHREEDLITSAAMIRLFDDLSAHHLGTATITVVLDNARYNHSRELTAYLARPGCRLKLVYLPSYAPNLNLIERFWHFMKRKVLFNKAYGKFALFKQAFEDFFQKLPTYAADLASRITDRFHLIGKPNSGISSA